Genomic segment of Streptomyces zhihengii:
GCTGCCGCGCATCATGCCGGTGACGAGTCCGCCGACGATGCCGGTGATCAGCCCGAGTTCGGCGGGCACCCCGGAGGCCACGGCGACGCCCACGCAGAGCGGGAGGGCGACGAGGAAGACGACGAGGGAGGCGGCGAAGTCCTGCCGCAGGTGGGGGAAGCGGGCCGGGCGGTCCCCGTCGGCGTTCACAGCGCGAGGAAGGCGTCGGAGCGGACGTCGTGCGCGAGGACGCGGCCGGTGTGCACCTCGTAGAACCAGCCGTGCAGGCGCAGCCGGCCCGCGGCGAGGCGCTGGGCGACGGCCGGGTACGCGCGCAGCCGCAGCAGTTGGGTCAGGACGTGGGTCTGCACGGCCGAGGTGACGGCGGGGTCCTCGGCTGACCCGGGCGGCAGCGCGGCTGCGGACTCCTGGGCGAGCCAGTCGCGGACGGCCGGTACGGCGGTGAGGTCGTCGCCGCGGACCAGGGCGCCGACGGCGCCGCAGTGGGAGTGGCCGCAGACGACGATGTCGGCGACGCCGAGGACCTCGACGGCGTACTCGACGGTGGCGGCCTCACCGGTGGGCCGCCCGGTGCCGTGCGGGGGGACGATGTTGCCGGCGGAGCGCAGCTCGAAGAGTTCGCCGGGCCGGGCGCCGGTGATCAGGGCGGGCACGACCCGGGAGTCCGAGCAGGTGATGAAGAGGACCTGGGGCGTCTGTCCCTCGGCCAGCCGGGCGAGTTCCCCGGGGCGTCCTGCGGACCGGCGGCCGTACGAGCGGGCGTGGTCGATCAGCGGTTGCATGGCAGTTGTTCCTCCTGGCGCGCCGGTGGGAGGCGCGTCGGTGCGTACGAGTCAGGGCGCAGGCGGGCACGGCGGAGCGCTCCCCCGTGTGCGCGGGCGGACGCGGGGGACGCGTCGCGCGCGGGGCGTGGGGGCCGGTGACGGGGAGTCGCTTCGCGGGCTCGTGCCGCGGGTCAGCTCAGCAGCGGAACACCTGGAGTGCGGGCAGCGAGCGGCCCGTCGCCGGTCTCGGCCCGTCCGCCGACGGCGGAAGGACCGGTGGGCGGGCGCCGGGGGAGGCGTCGGCGGCGCGCACGAGATGGTGGACGGTCCTCGGCGTCAGATCGCCGGGGCCGCGCGTGCGGTCGCGCCGGGACCAGTCGACCGGGTCGGTGGGCTGGTCCTTGCCGCGGCAGTGGACCGTTTCCTCAACGGCCCGCTCCGGGTGGTGGGGGCGCTCCGGAAGCGCGGGCGCGGTGGCCGCGTGCGCCGCGTGGGCCGGCGTCGTGGGCGCCGGGAACAGCAGGGCGGCGAGCACCAGCGCCAGGAGGACACATGCCGAGCGGGGCGTCGCACGGTGCATGGCGCGCTCCTTCCGCCGGAGTGGTGTCTCCTCCTCGCATTTCCAGGAAGCTAACACGCGCAAATTGCATGAAGCGTTAACTTCGAGTGAAGGCATCGACGGGCGTGCGAACGAATGGCCTGAATTCATCTCCACGGGCCAGCGGGGGAGCGGCCGAGAGCATTAGAGGCCCGGGACGGGTTGGCCGGATCATGGTGTCCACGTGGGGATATGCCGTTGGCCATTTCTCCGGGCGGGGGTGTATGTGGTCGTCCTGTGAAGCGCCGGGGAATTCTCCGGACGGGGTGGTCCGGGTGTCGTAGGTGAATACGTGATTCGCACATGCGCACGATCCAGCGGCAGGATGGAGGCCCGGGGTACGCCTGTGCGAAAGCCTTTCCGGTGACGGCGTTCGGGGCGCCTTTCGTGGGTGCCCGCACCGGGCGCCTGGCGGGTCTTGCCCGTGCCGCCCGGGTGCGCATAGCGTCGCCGGCACGACCGCCGGGAGCCGGCGCCGAGGCCTCCGGCACGACCGCCGCCGCCGAGGTCGCCGATATGACCGCCGGCGCCGATCTTCGGTACGACCGCCGCCGAGGTCGCCGATGCGACCGCCGAGAGAGGGGCCCACAGCGTGCCGCACCCCGAGACGAACGACCCCGCGTACGCCCGCCTCACCGCGCCCGGGGCGCCGTTCGCCGTGGAGCGCGGCGAGGACGGGGCGCTGGAGTACG
This window contains:
- a CDS encoding carbonic anhydrase codes for the protein MQPLIDHARSYGRRSAGRPGELARLAEGQTPQVLFITCSDSRVVPALITGARPGELFELRSAGNIVPPHGTGRPTGEAATVEYAVEVLGVADIVVCGHSHCGAVGALVRGDDLTAVPAVRDWLAQESAAALPPGSAEDPAVTSAVQTHVLTQLLRLRAYPAVAQRLAAGRLRLHGWFYEVHTGRVLAHDVRSDAFLAL